The Streptomyces asoensis DNA window CGGTCGCGACCGAGCCCCTCGTCCACGACGTGCACCTGGACGAGGCCGCGGAAGTGACCTGAGACCGGCCCCCTGCCCCGGAGCCCCGCTCCGGGGCAGGGGGGTCACTTCTTCCTGCGGGGTTCGCGGGTGGGGTCCGGGAGGGCGTTGGTCATGCCGGGCAGGAAGTCCGTGAACAGGTCGTGCACCTCGAGCACGAGCGGCCGCAGGACCCGGAAGCGGGCCAGCGCCACACCCCGCGCGGTGAGGCGCGCGCCCCGCCCGGCCAGCCGGTAGCTGCGTTCGCGCCCCGGCGTGCGGTCGTAGATCCAGTACATGACGAGTCCCATCTGGGACAGCCACATCAACTCCGGCAGCACCTCGCGCAGTTCCTCCGGCACCTTCGCCTTCGACCCCTCGAGGACCTCCTGGTGGACGGCGATGGCCTCCCTGCGGGCGTGCTCCGACTCCGCGGAGAAGGGGCTGAGCGGGCTGTCCGGGTCGGCGGCGTTCTTGAAGAACTGCACCGCGAACTCGTGGTACGGCGCGGCCACGTCCAGCCAGACCCGCAGCACGCCCGCCAGCCGGGCCTCCAGGCCGGTCTCCCGCGCCAGGACGTCCCGGACGGCCTCGCGGTGCTCGGCGGCCAGCCGGTCGTAGAAGCCCTGGATCAGGTGCTCCTTGCCCGCGAAGTAGTAGTAGGCGTTGCCGACCGATACCCCGGCCTCCTGGGCGATGGCCCGCATGGTGGTCTTGTCGTAGCCGCGCTCCTGGAACAGCCGCATCGCCGTCTCCAGGATCAGCGCGCGGGTCTGCTCGGACTTGGACGCGGGGACCTCATGACCTCCGGTCGCGGAGGCGGCCTCATGGGACCCGGTCGGGGAATCGGCCTCGGCGGGACCGTCGTTGTTCGCGGACACGTACAGGAGCCTAGCCAGTCGGGCAGGTCCCGTCGGCACAGGTGGGCGGGTCGTAGCTCCAGCCCTGCCGCGGGTCGTACGACCATCCGTCGCCCCGGTGGTAGACGCCCCCGCCCCAGCCGGCGGTCCGCCCCTGCCCGTCGCGCCACTTGGCGGCGGCGAGCACGGCTCCCCTGGCGAGTCTCGCCCCGGCGGGTGTGCTCAGCCGGTGGGACAGCGGGCGGTGCTCGCGCAGCGCCCACAGGGTGACGATCCAGGCCGCCGCCCCCCGGTAGACCTGGCCGAGGTCGCCGACGACGGTGATCTCGTCGAGGGTCGCGCGGTGGTCGAGGCCGGGGAAGCGGG harbors:
- a CDS encoding TetR/AcrR family transcriptional regulator — encoded protein: MSANNDGPAEADSPTGSHEAASATGGHEVPASKSEQTRALILETAMRLFQERGYDKTTMRAIAQEAGVSVGNAYYYFAGKEHLIQGFYDRLAAEHREAVRDVLARETGLEARLAGVLRVWLDVAAPYHEFAVQFFKNAADPDSPLSPFSAESEHARREAIAVHQEVLEGSKAKVPEELREVLPELMWLSQMGLVMYWIYDRTPGRERSYRLAGRGARLTARGVALARFRVLRPLVLEVHDLFTDFLPGMTNALPDPTREPRRKK
- a CDS encoding thiol-disulfide oxidoreductase DCC family protein, which translates into the protein MSAVPAGRAAAGRDAHRVPVRRLTVLYDAGCSLCGFLRDWLGRQPQLVPLEFVPAGSAQAAARFPGLDHRATLDEITVVGDLGQVYRGAAAWIVTLWALREHRPLSHRLSTPAGARLARGAVLAAAKWRDGQGRTAGWGGGVYHRGDGWSYDPRQGWSYDPPTCADGTCPTG